The proteins below are encoded in one region of Vespa velutina chromosome 21, iVesVel2.1, whole genome shotgun sequence:
- the LOC124956263 gene encoding trinucleotide repeat-containing gene 6C protein isoform X11 produces MFPHNSSSHEISTETNAFVQNSMGDVVVLGESSLYGEGEWEGSEHARYCDIESINSSKMAACTSHLEATAANDFSTVLPSQTSEFSSAGIGKACQSVAPVTTKNPTNHLLTYDNNKVNNHNNAEHNHHKYRKQNTPGLLGQLGSSANNSKSTFKTLSDNKNSFSDLSVRVLSVSVHLQVTRGEAYCTVGVPSLVRIPKSDCPQRSLRLPNSVDNYSLLGSRLELGDNNKFKAHFSFISNNNSKSVILLSSISNGDHCFLLGGGPVEIDAITLKFGIIMDVLTRSKLLGHKCALVINSHQTSRLLTSDETSNENCNVRYTLALEKIWNLLKSHFSGIDFKLVPISDQNFAIFTASSSITLIVFRNEVTDHISRSFLENLKQLRVQSFTSPLSNVTVTELMQRICVPLLKKRKGNDYNVGNNNNNNDEYYNKNISIGSIEEEINSSNDNPDVIEDIVDVAVCYKTSCMMITNVRILGSQNDGISRTEATIFTVGALSFQDNNKSNKPLNTSYKISEYSRSVGSDLQSNSTIKSVSKSTLKDKSRIKFEMSHTARFNESDKRKQVRLAANIPIMTTCEPTMTLTSQSATITSQTIGVPVCRADNRIYDDGMRSEFLNTFQNDQICIQRMLASRTDDIITNDLRLNETLNPTQTYIETLKSLATDDIPLNCNYDRTGACSNRQTCDYDNDNYHDDFALCSYDNMAVYTKPTALQWSTLIAHVRALIPACRKAYETDRTKCEVQQRRLKFMLNILFNESTRLLNKVYEPILSYKQRWGISTILQLAGGGESSLNSGGANNWGSTQATTPNNNNTNQSGWVGTPGNAPGNAGTPNNWGGNSVNRSVSGNPNQNQNQGPPGTQNTSGNVNKVNNPNQQSNQQSGPPTSQSNSTQGNQNSSQWSQGKSNNPGGPGQNPQNNNNSVQQQQSANSNGSNNQSNNNAQGSVSSGNTPASNNPSTKQQLEQLNTMREALFSQDGWGCQHVNQDTSWDVPTSPEPNLTKDGVPMWKPPVNNGTDLWEANLRNGGQPPPHQQAKTPWGHTPATNIGGTWGEDDETADSSNMWTGAPAPSQPNAAQWTAGNQAGMWGGTNWADPRLDHNRDPRDLRSVDPREMRDPRDHRMTLDPRDHMRVMDPMARDPRMGDMRGDPRGISGRLNGANTDAMWGQPPGPPHHQMGHQHPSGPPTKMLNPSNMNQWAAPPPKDMMPGKPSGWEEPSPPTQRRNVPNYDDGTSLWGNPAANQRTMPASKVSHWKDLPTPNIARGGMQCPPGMPQNRMPGQPGMKPDVGGPGMWAHPGAPGGRNGTWADGPHDTTSWDDPKTPATWNEPPLNPATWGGPATHKQKSMGPAGSWVDSDIDPTPSWGHPAKPSLTKDFIWNSREFRYLCDLGYKKEDVELALRNREMNRDEAQELLSQIRPLDQWPRRHDTHSGYDPTNQPTTAPAYPRFNHVTQQMSFPPGAGVPSAASTGGVGGSVSSASLLKLQQQQQQQAVVPLQQQQPSTNAPQPPFNQASRAPQNQPSNQQLRMLVQQIQLAAQEGYLNHQILNQALSPQTLILLNQLLQQIKILQQLHQQHSVQSSLKGNSPSVLQISVQITKTKQQIANLQNQIAVQQATYMKQQQHQQHAAPPSQALEYYKSSVHDPMSALQNSFGDLTMNKEPPVSQQQSRLNQWKLPSLDKDGDLTTNEFSRAPGTTSKPPTAPGGLTQSHSSPNMNPLLSQGDGTWSSRLGDSGWPDPGNTDSTDGKDWQPGGAAFTDLVPEFEPGKPWRGTQMKSIEDDPSITPGSVVRSPLSLATIKDPDAIFSSSSKTSPPPQNANPDTSIPSLSNSTWTFNPPATTPTAFTRGLK; encoded by the exons ATGTTTCCACACAATTCTAGTTCACATGAGATTTCTACAGAAACAAATGCCTTCGTACAAAATTCCATG gGGGATGTAGTAGTATTAGGGGAAAGCAGTCTGTATGGGGAGGGGGAATGGGAAGGATCAGAGCACGCTAGGTACTGTGATATCGAATCCATAAACAGCAGCAAGATGGCAGCATGTACTAGCCATCTGGAAGCTACCGCCGCCAATGACTTTTCAACCGTCCTGCCAAGCCAAACCA GTGAGTTCAGCTCAGCTGGTATAGGTAAGGCCTGCCAGTCAGTGGCGCCAGTAACCACAAAAAACCCAACAAATCACCTTCTaacttacgataataataaagtaaataaccACAACAATGCAGAACATAATCATCACAAGTACAGAAAGCAAAACACACCGGGCTTGCTTGGTCAGCTGGGCAGCTCCGCCAATAACTCTAAGTCTACTTTTAAGACATTAAGTGATAATAAGAATAGCTTTAGCGATCTAAGCGTTAGGGTACTAAGCGTAAGTGTACATCTACAAGTTACACGGGGTGAAGCGTATTGCACCGTTGGGGTACCTAGCCTAGTTAGGATACCCAAGTCTGATTGCCCCCAACGGTCGCTACGCCTCCCTAACTCTGTCGACAATTACTCCTTACTAGGGTCCCGCCTTGAGCTAGGCGACAACAATAAGTTTAAGGCTCATTTTAGTTtcataagtaataataactcCAAGTCTGTGATATTGCTCAGCTCAATCAGCAACGGTGACCATTGTTTCCTGCTTGGCGGTGGTCCTGTCGAGATAGATGCTATTACTCTGAAATTCGGTATTATAATGGATGTCTTAACGAGATCGAAACTACTAGGTCATAAGTGTGCCCTGGTTATCAATTCTCATCAGACATCTAGACTGTTAACGAGCGATGAAACGTCGAACGAAAATTGTAACGTTCGATATACGTTAGCTCTCGAAAAAATATGGAACCTCTTAAAATCGCATTTCAGTGGCATTGATTTCAAATTGGTTCCCATAAGCGATCAGAATTTTGCGATATTCACCGCCAGTTCTTCCATTACGCTTATCGTTTTCAGAAACGAAGTAACTGACCACATCTCGCGATCTTTCCTGGAAAATCTCAAGCAACTCCGTGTACAATCTTTTACTTCTCCATTATCTAATGTCACTGTTACCGAGCTGATGCAACGCATATGTGTTCCACTATTAAAAAAGCGTAAGGGTAATGATTACAAcgttggtaataataataataataatgatgaatattataacaagAACATTAGCATTGGTAGtattgaagaagaaattaatagtagtaacgataatcCAGATGTTATTGAAGACATTGTTGACGTCGCTGTGTGCTACAAGACTAGTTGTATGATGATTACTAATGTTAGGATCTTAGGGTCTCAAAATGATGGTATTAGTCGTACCGAAGCAACAATATTTACTGTTGGTGCTCTTTCATTTCAGGATAACAATAAGTCTAACAAGCCTCTAAATACTAGTTATAAGATTAGCGAATATAGTAGATCAGTGGGTTCTGATCTTCAATCTAACTCTACCATTAAGTCTGTATCTAAGTCTACGCTAAAAGATAAATCTAGGATTAAGTTTGAAATGTCTCACACCGCTCGATTTAACGAATCTGACAAGAGAAAGCAAGTTAGGTTGGCTGCCAACATTCCTATAATGACTACCTGCGAGCCTACGATGACGCTTACAAGCCAATCAGCCACCATCACATCCCAAACAATCGGTGTACCTGTATGTCGAGCGGATAATCGCATATATGACGATGGGATGCGATCAGAATTTTTGAATACATTTCAGAATGACCAAATATGTATCCAGCGTATGTTGGCAAGTCGCACAGATgatataataacgaatgaCTTGCGTcttaatgaaacattaaatCCTACACAAACTTACATCGAGACGCTCAAATCTTTAGCTACAGATGATATTCCGTTGAATTGCAATTACGATCGCACAGGGGCATGTAGTAATCGTCAAACTTGTgactatgataacgataattatcatGATGATTTTGCGCTCTGCTCTTACGATAACATGGCAGTTTATACAAAACCAACTGCATTACAATGGTCTACTTTAATTGCACACGTACGTGCATTAATACCTGCTTGTCGAAAAGCTTATGAGACCGATCGAACCAAATGTGAAGTTCAACAGCGAAGACTCAAGTTTATGTTGAATATTCTTTTCAATGAATCGACACGGCTATTGAACAAGGTCTACGAACCAATATTAAGCTACAAACAACGATGGGGTATCTCAACGATATTACAGTTAGCAGGAGGTGGTGAAAGTTCGCTAAATAGCGGAGGAGCTAATAATTGGGGTTCTACTCAAGCAACAACAcccaataacaataataccaaTCAATCAGGATGGGTTGGTACGCCAGGAAACGCACCTGGTAATGCTGGCACGCCGAACAATTGGGGTGGAAATTCTGTAAATAGATCAGTGTCCGGTAATCCAAATCAAAATCAGAATCAAGGTCCACCTGGTACTCAAAATACATCAG GAAACGTGAACAAAGTTAATAATCCAAATCAACAATCGAATCAGCAATCTGGTCCACCTACCTCTCAGTCAAATTCTACTCAAGGGAATCAGAATAGTAGTCAATGGTCTCAGGGAAAATCTAATAATCCAGGTGGTCCAGGACAAAATCcacaaaataataacaatagcgTACAACAGCAACAGTCAGCCAATTCTAATGGAAGTAATAatcaatctaataataatgcaCAAGGATCTGTAAGTAGTGGTAACACACCGGCTAGTAATAATCCATCGACGAAACAACAGCTCGAACAATTAAATACAATGAGGGAAGCTCTTTTTAGTCAAGACGGATGGGGTTGT CAACACGTAAATCAAGATACGAGTTGGGACGTACCAACTTCTCCTGAGCCCAATCTAACCAAAGATGGCGTTCCTATGTGGAAACCACCCGTAAATAATGGTACTGATTTATGGGAGGCAAATTTACGAAATGGAGGTCAACCTCCGCCGCATCAACAAGCAAAAACCCCATGGGGTCATACTCCGGCGACTAATATTGGTGGTACTTGGGGTGAGGACGATGAGACGGCAGACTCATCTAACATGTGGACTGGTGCTCCAGCACCTTCTCAACCGAATGCAGCACAATGGACTGCCGGTAATCAAGCCGGTATGTGGGGAG GAACGAATTGGGCTGATCCAAGACTCGATCATAATAGAGATCCACGTGATTTACGATCAGTGGATCCAAGAGAGATGCGAGATCCTCGAGATCATCGCATGACTCTTGATCCAAGAGATCATATGCGCGTAATGGATCCTATGGCACGTGATCCACGAATGGGTGATATGCGCGGTGATCCACGTGGCATTTCTGGACGTTTGAACGGAGCTAATACTGATGCTATGTGGGGACAACCACCTGGTCCTCCACATCATCAGATGGGTCATCAGCATCCATCCGGTCCACCAACGAAAATGCTCAATCCTTCGAACATGAATCAATGGGCAGCTCCACCACCAAAGGATATGATGCCTGGCAAACCTTCGGGATGGGAGGAACCGTCACCACCTACGCAAAGGCGTAATGTGCCTAATTATGACGACGGTACGAGTTTATGGGGAAATCCGGCAGCAAATCAAAGAACAATGCCTGCCAGTAAAGTATCTCATTGGAAGGATTTACCAACCCCGAACATAGCACGTGGTG GAATGCAATGTCCACCGGGCATGCCTCAGAATAGAATGCCTGGGCAACCAGGTATGAAACCAGACGTAGGAGGTCCAGGTATGTGGGCTCACCCTGGAGCTCCTGGAGGTCGCAATGGGACATGGGCAGATGGGCCTCACGATACTACCTCTTGGGATGATCCTAAAACACCAGCAACATGGAACGAGCCTCCGTTGAATCCAGCAACTTGGGGAGGTCCTGCTACTCATAAACAAAAATCAATGGGACCTGCTGGTAGTTGGGTAGACTCTGACATTGATCCTACACCAAGTTGGGGTCATCCTGCTAAACCTTCGTTAACGAAAGACTTCATTTGGAATAGTCGTGAATTTCGTTATCTTTGTGACTTAGGATAtaag aaagaagacgtgGAATTAGCTCTTAGAAATCGTGAAATGAATAGAGACGAAGCGCAAGAACTTTTAAGCCAGATTCGACCTCTTGATCAATGGCCACGCCGTCATGATACACATTCTGGCTATGATCCAACTAATCAACCAACTACTGCGCCAGCATATCCGAGATTCAATCACGTGACACAACAGATGTCTTTCCCACCG GGGGCAGGAGTGCCCAGTGCTGCATCTACCGGAGGGGTAGGTGGTTCAGTGTCCAGTGCTAGTCTCCTGAAACttcaacaacagcaacagcagcaagcAGTTGTTCCGTTGCAGCAACAGCAGCCAAGTACCAATGCACCACAGCCACCTTTCAACCAG gCATCACGTGCACCGCAAAATCAACCATCTAATCAACAACTCCGTATGTTGGTACAACAAATTCAATTGGCTGCTCAGGAAGGATATTTGAATCATCAGATATTGAATCAAGCATTATCACCGCAGACATTGATTTTACTGAATCAACTTTTACAACAGATCAAGATCTTACAACAGTTACATCAACAACATTCTGTCCAGAGTTCATTGAAGGGCAATAGTCCGTCGGTTTTGCAAATTAGCGTACAAATAACTAAAACAAAGCAACAAATCGCAAATCTGCAGAATCAAATTGCGGTTCAACAGGCAACGTATATGAAACAACAACAGCATCAACAACACGCTGCCCCACCGTCTCAGGCATTGGAGTACTACAAAAGTTCGGTACACGATCCCATGTCAGCATTACAGAACAGCTTCGGCGATTTGACAATGAACAAAGAGCCACCTGTT aGTCAACAACAATCAAGATTAAATCAATGGAAGTTACCGTCACTCGATAAGGATGGTGATCTAACaacaaatgaattttctcGTGCTCCTGGTACTACCAGCAAACCACCAACTGCCCCAGGTGGTTTAACGCAGTCACACAGTAGCCCTAATATGAATCCTTTGCTTAGTCAAGGCGATGGAACATGGTCATCTAGACTTGGTGATAGCGGTTGGCCAGATCCAGGAAATACAGATTCCACGGATGGAAAAGATTGGCAACCTGGTGGCGCTGCATTCACTGATCTAGTACCGGAATTTGAACCGGGCAAACCATGGAGG GGTACCCAGATGAAAAGTATCGAAGATGATCCCAGTATCACTCCTGGTTCAGTAGTACGTTCTCCTCTTTCGCTGGCTACTATAAAGGATCCTGATGCTATTTTCTCATCGAGTAGCAAAACGTCACCGCCACCTCAAAATGCTAATCCGGATACATCGATTCCCAGTTTAAGTAATTCTACGTGGACATTCAATCCACCTGCTACGACGCCTACTGCATTTACTAG GGGATTAAAGTGA